In Bacteroidetes bacterium SB0662_bin_6, the following proteins share a genomic window:
- a CDS encoding thioredoxin family protein, which yields MALTYSIMKELGSSAPPFDLPAANPSADGLSGDRRSLDQYDAAALVIVFTCNHCPFAKHVEDALIRSAAAWADKDVQFVLISANDARGYPEDSFDAMAARAAAKGYPFPYLYDESQEVAKAYGAVCTPDLFVYDRDRKLVYRGRYDETRPDMGVATGKDLHDALDLLLSSGEVLAEQVPSIGCDIKWKPGNRPA from the coding sequence ATGGCGCTTACCTACTCGATAATGAAGGAGCTCGGATCGTCGGCTCCGCCCTTCGATCTGCCCGCTGCGAACCCCTCTGCGGACGGCCTTTCCGGCGACCGCCGGAGCCTTGACCAGTATGATGCGGCGGCGCTTGTCATCGTCTTTACCTGCAACCATTGCCCGTTCGCGAAGCATGTCGAGGATGCGCTGATCCGATCTGCCGCTGCCTGGGCGGACAAGGATGTACAGTTCGTACTCATCAGCGCAAACGACGCAAGGGGGTACCCGGAAGATTCTTTCGATGCGATGGCGGCGCGGGCCGCTGCAAAGGGGTATCCGTTTCCCTACCTGTACGACGAATCGCAGGAGGTCGCCAAGGCGTACGGCGCGGTATGCACGCCCGATCTGTTCGTGTACGACCGGGACAGGAAACTGGTCTACCGGGGGCGCTACGACGAAACCCGCCCCGACATGGGGGTCGCGACGGGCAAGGATCTGCACGATGCGCTCGACCTTTTGCTTTCGTCCGGAGAGGTTCTGGCCGAGCAGGTTCCTTCCATAGGATGCGATATCAAGTGGAAACCCGGCAACAGGCCCGCCTGA